In Elaeis guineensis isolate ETL-2024a chromosome 1, EG11, whole genome shotgun sequence, a genomic segment contains:
- the LOC105038743 gene encoding pentatricopeptide repeat-containing protein At5g50280, chloroplastic, translating into MALKTLGAFSFASPPTPCSKPSSFLPFPSSLRFRLRPPKTLIPPSSSAASSSVSSSPSPIFLPHLESPAPESLEDEVVVAEDAEEEEEEQFEKEFGELHGSKFESEEENGREEDYSDPILNFFKSRSETQDPKREGRLTLQRNRRSSWHIADFESDDLEEEEEEEDVQAVELDSDSGVPEPTSEDGVVGKIMGIARSLPENSTLGEFLDSFAGKVDEGECIELLRRMGEEGLVRESLYLYEWMGLQEPSLVTPRSCSVLFPILGRARMGDKLMVLFENLPRGKRFRDVCVYNAAISGLSCCGRYDDAWRVFEDLEANNIKPDHVTCSILITVMRKTGKHAKDAWDFFECMNRKGVKWNLEVFGALIKSFCDEGLKKESLIIQSEMEKKGISSNVIIYNTLMDAYVKSNQVEEAEGLFVEMKEKGLKPTTATYNILMDAYSRRMQPEIVEALLSEMQSLGLKPNIKSYTCLISAYGRQRKMSDMAADSFLRMKKAGIKPTSHSYTALIHAYSVGGWHEKAHAAYQNMKREGIKPSIETYTALLDAFRRASETEKLMEVWKEMINNQVEGTRVTFNILLDGLAKHGLYVQARDVIHEFGRIGLQPTVMTYNILMNAYARGGQHNKLPQLLKEMTALELNPDSVTYSTMIYAYVRVRDFTKAFYYHKQMVRSGQVPDARSYQKLRAILDAKAAIKNRRDRSAIFGIVNSKFGLKPKKGKKDELWKNKKKRWMTNRVIIDRK; encoded by the exons ATGGCACTCAAAACCCTCGGTGCCTTCTCGTTCGCTTCTCCTCCCACTCCTTGTAGTAAACCCTCGTCTTTTCTCCCCTTTCCCTCTTCTCTTCGCTTCCGCCTCCGCCCTCCCAAAACCCTAATCCCTCCATCCTCCTCCGCTGCGTCGAGCTCCGTTTCTTCCTCCCCCTCCCCCATTTTCCTCCCCCATCTCGAGTCTCCTGCCCCCGAATCCCTCGAGGACGAGGTGGTGGTGGCGGAGGACgccgaggaagaagaagaagagcagttCGAGAAGGAATTCGGAGAACTACATGGGTCCAAATTCGAATCCGAGGAGGAAAATGGACGAGAAGAAGACTATTCAGATCCCATCCTCAATTTCTTCAAATCCCGGTCCGAAACCCAAGACCCGAAGCGCGAGGGCCGGCTCACTCTCCAGCGGAACCGCCGCTCCTCGTGGCACATCGCAGACTTTGAAAGCGATGATcttgaggaggaagaagaagaggaagacgtGCAAGCTGTAGAGCTGGATTCTGATTCTGGGGTTCCTGAGCCAACTTCGGAGGACGGGGTTGTAGGGAAGATCATGGGGATCGCGAGGAGCCTGCCGGAAAACTCCACATTGGGAGAATTCTTGGATTCTTTTGCCGGGAAGGTGGACGAAGGGGAGTGCATTGAGCTGCTGAGAAGGATGGGGGAGGAGGGACTGGTTCGGGAAAGTTTGTATCTTTACGAGTGGATGGGGTTGCAGGAACCGTCGCTGGTGACGCCGAGGTCGTGCTCTGTTCTGTTTCCGATCCTGGGGAGGGCTCGCATGGGAGATAAGCTGATGGTTCTCTTTGAGAATTTGCCAAGAGGGAAGAGATTTCGGGATGTTTGCGTGTATAATGCAGCGATTTCGGGCCTTTCGTGCTGTGGGAG ATATGATGATGCCTGGAGAGTGTTTGAGGATCTGGAAGCTAATAATATCAAGCCAGATCATGTGACATGTTCTATTTTGATAACTGTTATGAGGAAAACTGGTAAGCATGCAAAAGATGCATGGGATTTCTTTGAATGTATGAACAGAAAAGGTGTCAAATGGAACTTAGAGGTCTTTGGTGCTCTCATAAAATCCTTCTGTGATGAGGGGCTGAAAAAGGAATCTCTTATCATTCAATCAGAAATGGAGAAGAAAGGAATTTCATCAAACGTCATCATATATAACACCTTGATGGATGCCTATGTTAAGTCTAACCAGGTTGAAGAGGCAGAAGGTCTCTTTGTTGAGATGAAAGAAAAGGGATTAAAGCCAACCACAGCAACCTATAACATTCTAATGGATGCCTACAGTAGAAGAATGCAACCTGAGATTGTTGAAGCTCTACTATCAGAGATGCAAAGTTTAGGCTTGAAACCAAATATTAAATCATATACCTGCCTCATAAGTGCCTATGGAAGGCAGAGGAAAATGAGTGACATGGCAGCAGACTCATTCTTAAGGATGAAGAAGGCTGGAATAAAGCCTACATCACATTCATATACAGCTCTTATTCATGCATATTCAGTGGGTGGGTGGCATGAAAAAGCTCATGctgcatatcaaaatatgaaaagagaaGGAATAAAACCTTCCATAGAAACTTACACAGCCCTGCTTGATGCCTTTAGGCGAGCTAGTGAAACTGAGAAGCTGATGGAAGTTTGGAAAGAGATGATCAACAATCAAGTGGAAGGAACTAGAGTTACATTTAACATTCTCTTGGATGGGTTGGCGAAACATGGTCTCTATGTTCAAGCAAGAGATGTGATACATGAATTTGGAAGGATAGGTTTGCAGCCAACGGTTATGACATATAATATATTGATGAATGCATATGCACGGGGAGGACAACACAACAAGTTGCCACAGCTGCTGAAAGAAATGACTGCTCTTGAATTGAATCCCGACTCTGTTACTTATTCCACAATGATATACGCATATGTTCGTGTGCGTGATTTTACTAAGGCATTTTATTATCACAAACAAATGGTGAGGAGTGGGCAAGTGCCTGATGCCAGATCCTATCAGAAGCTGCGAGCTATTTTGGATGCCAAAGCTGCGATAAAGAACAGGAGGGATAGGAGTGCCATATTCGGAATAGTCAACAGCAAATTTGGCTTGAAACCCAAGAAGGGTAAGAAGGATGAGCtctggaagaacaaaaagaagcgGTGGATGACAAATAGGGTTATTATTGATCGGAAATGA